Proteins co-encoded in one Brassica oleracea var. oleracea cultivar TO1000 chromosome C4, BOL, whole genome shotgun sequence genomic window:
- the LOC106340069 gene encoding uncharacterized protein LOC106340069 gives MRFDLLEPLRLRKMRQDYSYTQPSSSEDSSLDITSLLQAEADIYADEAQSMHNISEPYNYPPQKLTMESRRLATVVLTLLLLHRTQAKTQAEGTSRVRTPMMETATSGNGGI, from the exons ATGCGATTCGATCTCCTCGAGCCATTAAG GTTAAGGAAAATGAGACAAGACTACAGCTACACCCAGCCTTCTTCATCTGAGGACTCCTCCCTCGATATAACTTCTCTTCTTCAAGCAGAAGCTGATATCTACGCGGATGAAGCGCAGAGCATGCATAACATCTCCGAGCCGTATAACTACCCTCCACAAAAGCTGACGATGGAATCCCGAAGACTTGCTACTGTGGTGCTGACCCTGTTGTTGCTGCATCGTACACAAGCAAAGACCCAGGCCGAAGGTACTTCACGTGTGAGAACGCCGATGATGGAGACTGCCACATCTGGAAATGGTGGGATATAG